One window of Microbacterium sediminis genomic DNA carries:
- a CDS encoding PfkB family carbohydrate kinase — protein MNRIVVVGDALIDEIRDEDGAREFVGGAALNVAVGSARLGAPTTLVAMVGDDEPGERIRAFLAEHGVELIATPAPHGTARAVSTRVDGEPQYVFNEAAWRRHIAFGDEALAAVAAAPLVAVSCVALDAPAQLAELDRALAGVRFALDPNPRAGMMHDRARFVDGFSRLSERAALVKIGEDDAALLHLGTVDELAAGLRADAVPAVLATRGAAGATILTAGGQITRPVAELPGPIVDTMGAGDAMFATVVAALAADPSPDWPALLDRALLIAAATCRAEGALLQLP, from the coding sequence ATGAACCGGATCGTGGTGGTCGGCGACGCGCTCATCGACGAGATCCGCGACGAGGACGGCGCGCGCGAGTTCGTCGGCGGTGCCGCGCTCAACGTCGCGGTGGGATCGGCGCGGCTGGGCGCGCCGACGACGCTCGTGGCGATGGTCGGCGACGACGAGCCGGGCGAGCGGATCCGCGCCTTCCTGGCCGAGCACGGCGTCGAGCTCATCGCGACCCCGGCGCCGCACGGCACCGCCCGCGCCGTCAGCACGCGCGTCGATGGCGAGCCGCAGTACGTGTTCAATGAGGCGGCGTGGCGCCGGCACATCGCGTTCGGCGACGAGGCGCTCGCGGCCGTCGCCGCCGCGCCGCTCGTGGCGGTCAGCTGCGTGGCCCTCGATGCGCCCGCTCAGCTCGCCGAGCTCGACCGCGCGCTCGCGGGCGTGCGGTTCGCGCTCGACCCCAATCCGCGGGCGGGCATGATGCACGACCGCGCGCGGTTCGTCGACGGCTTCTCGCGCCTGTCCGAGCGCGCGGCGCTCGTGAAGATCGGCGAGGACGACGCCGCGCTGCTGCATCTCGGCACGGTCGACGAGCTCGCCGCCGGGCTCCGCGCCGACGCGGTCCCCGCCGTGCTGGCCACGCGCGGAGCCGCCGGGGCGACGATCCTCACGGCGGGCGGCCAGATCACCCGCCCCGTCGCGGAGCTGCCGGGGCCGATCGTCGACACGATGGGCGCCGGCGACGCGATGTTCGCGACGGTCGTCGCCGCGCTGGCCGCCGATCCGTCGCCCGACTGGCCGGCCCTGCTCGACCGCGCGCTCCTCATCGCCGCGGCCACCTGCC